In one Lepisosteus oculatus isolate fLepOcu1 chromosome 26, fLepOcu1.hap2, whole genome shotgun sequence genomic region, the following are encoded:
- the LOC107079903 gene encoding tyrosine kinase receptor Cad96Ca isoform X1: MANNTHGSAAPPKGGDLTEAHYILIGISAFTVVAIALLVVLWLRKYRALMRTIQNLQRTGCFVNVPPSDAPMPHSTSLDTLEEDPVQTGQQTPAERQKSKSLSRSIWRPPQPGPRFTKADLNLMQIIKAGKEGVFYKARMNRGTCKGHSFFTCKISKEGVSPKRVETEVSIMRKLGHHKNVLQLLDWNTSQEPYVLIMEYVNCGTLRSFLQAHKERLSRDSDLQNLFTIASYHIALAMEHLRSKMVVHCDLALRNILVSSFPHECKVAEFGLARDLTRMRSRRSSRKKCRAERVPLRWYPPEYFRHNYFSFKGDVWAFGVVLWEMQTFGTLPYPNLETSEEVVFHICSGNRMRIPETCRPEIMQMMEDCWLEPYTRRPSFSDIIGILENILENDADYVDVDNKRLLPTVTGASGD, encoded by the exons ATGGCCAACAACACGCACGGCTCCGCGGCCCCTCCCA AAGGTGGAGATTTGACGGAGGCACATTACATCCTCATCGGCATCTCCGCCTTCACTGTGGTGGCCATCGCCCTGCTGGTGGTGCTCTGGCTGAGGAA GTACCGTGCCTTGATGCGCACCATCCAGAACCTTCAGAGAACGGGCTGTTTTGTCAATGTCCCCCCCTCGGACGCCCCCATGCCGCACAGCACCTCGCTGGACACCCTGGAAGAGGACCCTGTCCAGACGGGCCAGCAGACGCCTGCGGAGAGGCAGAAATCCAAGTCTTTGAGCAGGTCGATATGGAGGCCACCACAACCA GGACCCCGCTTCACGAAGGCGGACCTAAACCTCATGCAGATCATCAAGGCTGGGAAGGAGGGCGTCTTCTACAAGGCCAGGATGAATCGTGGGACCTGCAAAGGCCACTCGTTCTTCACCTGCAAGATCTCGAAAGAAG GTGTCAGCCCCAAACGAGTGGAGACGGAGGTGTCCATCATGAGGAAGCTGGGGCACCACAAGAACGTCCTGCAGCTCCTGGACTGGAACACAAGCCAGG AGCCCTACGTGCTGATCATGGAGTACGTGAACTGTGGGACCCTGCGCAGCTTCCTGCAGGCACACAAAGAGAGGCTGAGCCGAGACAGCGATCTGCAGAACCTCTTCACCATCGCCTCCTACCACATCGCCCTGGCCATGGAGCACCTGCGCTCCAAAATG GTGGTGCACTGTGACCTGGCCCTGCGCAACATCCTGGTCAGCAGCTTCCCTCACGAGTGCAAGGTGGCGGAGTTCGGCCTGGCCAGGGACCTGACGCGCATGCGGAGCCGGCGCAGCAGCCGCAAGAAGTGCAGAGCG GAGCGCGTGCCCCTGCGCTGGTACCCGCCGGAGTATTTCAGACACAACTACTTCAGCTTCAAGGGCGACGTCTGGGCCTTCGGCGTGGTGCTGTGGGAGATGCAGACTTTTG GCACTTTGCCCTACCCCAACCTGGAGACCTCAGAGGAGGTGGTTTTTCACATCTGCTCTGGGAACAGGATGAGAATCCCGGAGACATGCAGGCCTGAAAT CATGCAGATGATGGAGGACTGCTGGCTGGAGCCCTATACCCGCCGCCCCTCATTCTCGGACATCATCGGCATCCTGGAGAACATCTTGGAGAACGACGCT GATTATGTCGATGTAGACAACAAGAGGCTGTTGCCCACAGTGACGGGGGCATCGGGCGACTGA
- the ift20 gene encoding intraflagellar transport protein 20 homolog — protein sequence MAKDSLAEAGLHFDELNKLRVLEPEVAQKTTELKEECRDFVEKIGQFQKIVGGLIELVDELAKEAETEKMKAIGARNLLKSVAKQREAQQQQLQALIAEKKMQLERYRIEYEALSKVEAEQNEFIDQFILQK from the exons ATGGCGAAGGACTCGCTGGCGGAAGCCGGCCTCCACTTCGACGAGCTCAACAAGCTGCGCGTGCTGGAGCCCGAGGTGGCCCAGAAGACCACCGAGCTGAAGGAGGAATGCCGAGACTTTGTGGAGA AGATTGGCCAGTTTCAGAAGATTGTTGGAGGGTTGATAGAGCTGGTGGACGAGCTGGCAAAAGAGGCTGAGACAGAGAAAATGAAG GCAATTGGTGCCAGGAACCTCCTGAAATCAGTGGCCAAGCAGAGGGAGGCCCAACAGCAGCAGCTCCAGGCTCTGATCGCAGAGAAGAAGATGCAGCTGGAGAG GTATAGGATTGAGTACGAAGCGCTGTCCAAAGTAGAAGCAGAGCAAAACGAGTTCATCGACCAGTTCATCCTTCAGAAGTAA
- the LOC107079903 gene encoding tyrosine kinase receptor Cad96Ca isoform X2 produces MANNTHGSAAPPSGDLTEAHYILIGISAFTVVAIALLVVLWLRKYRALMRTIQNLQRTGCFVNVPPSDAPMPHSTSLDTLEEDPVQTGQQTPAERQKSKSLSRSIWRPPQPGPRFTKADLNLMQIIKAGKEGVFYKARMNRGTCKGHSFFTCKISKEGVSPKRVETEVSIMRKLGHHKNVLQLLDWNTSQEPYVLIMEYVNCGTLRSFLQAHKERLSRDSDLQNLFTIASYHIALAMEHLRSKMVVHCDLALRNILVSSFPHECKVAEFGLARDLTRMRSRRSSRKKCRAERVPLRWYPPEYFRHNYFSFKGDVWAFGVVLWEMQTFGTLPYPNLETSEEVVFHICSGNRMRIPETCRPEIMQMMEDCWLEPYTRRPSFSDIIGILENILENDADYVDVDNKRLLPTVTGASGD; encoded by the exons ATGGCCAACAACACGCACGGCTCCGCGGCCCCTCCCA GTGGAGATTTGACGGAGGCACATTACATCCTCATCGGCATCTCCGCCTTCACTGTGGTGGCCATCGCCCTGCTGGTGGTGCTCTGGCTGAGGAA GTACCGTGCCTTGATGCGCACCATCCAGAACCTTCAGAGAACGGGCTGTTTTGTCAATGTCCCCCCCTCGGACGCCCCCATGCCGCACAGCACCTCGCTGGACACCCTGGAAGAGGACCCTGTCCAGACGGGCCAGCAGACGCCTGCGGAGAGGCAGAAATCCAAGTCTTTGAGCAGGTCGATATGGAGGCCACCACAACCA GGACCCCGCTTCACGAAGGCGGACCTAAACCTCATGCAGATCATCAAGGCTGGGAAGGAGGGCGTCTTCTACAAGGCCAGGATGAATCGTGGGACCTGCAAAGGCCACTCGTTCTTCACCTGCAAGATCTCGAAAGAAG GTGTCAGCCCCAAACGAGTGGAGACGGAGGTGTCCATCATGAGGAAGCTGGGGCACCACAAGAACGTCCTGCAGCTCCTGGACTGGAACACAAGCCAGG AGCCCTACGTGCTGATCATGGAGTACGTGAACTGTGGGACCCTGCGCAGCTTCCTGCAGGCACACAAAGAGAGGCTGAGCCGAGACAGCGATCTGCAGAACCTCTTCACCATCGCCTCCTACCACATCGCCCTGGCCATGGAGCACCTGCGCTCCAAAATG GTGGTGCACTGTGACCTGGCCCTGCGCAACATCCTGGTCAGCAGCTTCCCTCACGAGTGCAAGGTGGCGGAGTTCGGCCTGGCCAGGGACCTGACGCGCATGCGGAGCCGGCGCAGCAGCCGCAAGAAGTGCAGAGCG GAGCGCGTGCCCCTGCGCTGGTACCCGCCGGAGTATTTCAGACACAACTACTTCAGCTTCAAGGGCGACGTCTGGGCCTTCGGCGTGGTGCTGTGGGAGATGCAGACTTTTG GCACTTTGCCCTACCCCAACCTGGAGACCTCAGAGGAGGTGGTTTTTCACATCTGCTCTGGGAACAGGATGAGAATCCCGGAGACATGCAGGCCTGAAAT CATGCAGATGATGGAGGACTGCTGGCTGGAGCCCTATACCCGCCGCCCCTCATTCTCGGACATCATCGGCATCCTGGAGAACATCTTGGAGAACGACGCT GATTATGTCGATGTAGACAACAAGAGGCTGTTGCCCACAGTGACGGGGGCATCGGGCGACTGA
- the tmem97 gene encoding sigma intracellular receptor 2: MSFVRFLEWVFFLYFASHIPITLFIDLQALLPGELYPQSLKDVLRWYAAQFKDPMMLDPPAWFKSFIFCEALLQTPFFPVAAYAFYKGGCRWIRTPAIVYATHVATTLIPILAHILFYRFPEAPHPGPQSPQERLALTAIYAPYLLIPIILLLTMLLSSAYRAAAAPAREGRAASKKKR, from the exons ATGAGTTTCGTCCGCTTCCTTGAGTGGgtctttttcttgtattttgccTCCCACATTCCGATTACTCTCTTCATCGACCTCCAGGCTCTTCTGCCCGGCGAACTTTACCCTCAAAGC CTGAAGGATGTGTTACGCTGGTATGCAGCCCAGTTCAAAGACCCGATGATGCTGGATCCCCCAGCCTGGTTCAAATCTTTCATCTTCTGCGAGGCTCTTCTGCAAACGCCCTTTTTCCCCGTCGCGGCTTATGCCTTCTACAAAG GAGGATGCAGGTGGATCCGGACTCCTGCGATTGTCTACGCCACCCATGTGGCGACCACGCTGATCCCCATCCTGGCTCACATCCTCTTCTACCGCTTCCCGGAGGCGCCCCACCCCGGCCCCCAGAGCCCCCAGGAGCGCCTCGCTCTGACGGCCATCTACGCCCCATACCTCCTCATTCCCATCATCCTCCTGCTCACCATGCTGCTCAGCTCGGCCTACAGGGCGGCCGCAGCCCCGGCGAGGGAAGGTAGGGCAGCGAGCAAGAAGAAGAGATAG